Proteins from a genomic interval of Equus quagga isolate Etosha38 chromosome 13, UCLA_HA_Equagga_1.0, whole genome shotgun sequence:
- the LOC124250187 gene encoding filaggrin-2-like encodes MTNLLRSVVTVIDVFYKYTKQDGECGTLSKDELKELLEKEFRPILKNPDDPDTVEVIMHMLDRDHDRRLDFTEFLLMVFKLAMACNKVLSKEYCKASGSKKHKHGRQYQEEESETEEEEENTSGRKSGYRYSSWREGEEHGYSSEGSRGTAKHRRGSNSRARGRQGALSSSGNQERSEKRRHRSSSGHSWSSGKERHGSSSGELGKRRNKSRVSPSRESGEEYESGSGSKSVKRKSHSGLSHGLDASEHESNSTQSRSRGRKLGSSSRGSGDSGRQSHPCGSSNSSWCGRPQNASSFGQADRFGGQGNQSSCTQSGYQPGSSGGQAHGGVSGGQSSGYGQHEPSSCSQSSSQRGCGSRARGQPQSCRGQQGTGSSQSSSCGQYGSGESQSSSYGQHGSSSYGQSSNSHQQESGSNEFSKCSQHRSCSGQSSGFGQYESGSGQSSGFQQHGSGSCQSSGFGQHGSHSSQSSNFDQHGSSSCQSSGFGQHRSGSGQSSSSRQYRSGSGQSSGFEQYGCGSGQSSRFGQHGSSSGQSSDFGQHEFGSSQSSSFGQHGSISGQSSSSGQYRSGSGQSSGFRQHGSDSGQSSGFGRHGSGSGQSSGFGQHESSSGQSCGFGQHGSSSGQSSSFEKHESRSGQSSYGQHGSGSGQSSSFGQHGSNSGQSSSCGQYRSGSGQSSGFGQHGSGSGQSSGFGQHEFSSGQSCGFGQHESSSGQSSGFGRHESGSGQSSGFGQHGSSTGQSSGFGQHESSSGQSSGFGQRGSSSGQSSGFGQRGSSSGQSSGFGQHGSSTGQSSSFEKHKSRSGQSSYGQQGSGSGQSSSSGQYRSGSGESSGFGQHESGSGQSSNFGQHGSSLGQSTGFGQHGSSSGQSSGLGQHGSSSGQSSGFGQNGSGSSQSCGYGQYGSGSGQVHRQQRQGSSQDRRASRRQETTHSQSNDSEGQSDKWERYSTSSHGHSRNDHGESGSASRNKRQTQEQSRDNTRHSSLDHGHTATTDKQSGSRIRRQESTHGQSRDTTTHTQTGHGQSPQSGSSRSERRGSTHSESSDNERHSGASHRHSGSTHGQVGSQHEQSRSTAEGRHGTTHG; translated from the exons ATGACCAATCTTTTGAGAAGTGTTGTCACTGTCATTGACGTTTTCTACAAATATACTAAGCAAGATGGGGAGTGTGGCACGCTGAGCAAGGATGAGCTAAAGGAACTTCTGGAGAAAGAGTTTCGTCCAATTCTGAAG AACCCAGATGATCCAGACACAGTGGAAGTCATCATGCATATGCTGGATCGAGATCATGACCGAAGATTGGACTTCACTGAGTTTCTTCTGATGGTATTCAAGCTGGCTATGGCCTGCAACAAGGTTCTCAGCAAAGAATACTGCAAAGCTTCAGGGTCAAAGAAGCATAAGCATGGTCGCCAATACcaagaggaagaaagtgaaacagaagaggaagaagagaatacaTCAGGACGGAAATCAGGTTACAGATATTCAagttggagagagggagaggagcatGGTTACAGTTCCGAGGGCTCGAGGGGAACTGCGAAACACAGACGTGGGTCCAACTCCAGGGCGCGGGGAAGGCAAGGTGCTTTATCTAGTTCAGGGAACCAAGAGAGATCTGAGAAAAGGCGCCATAGGTCTAGCTCTGGTCACTCATGGAGTAGTGGCAAAGAAAGACATGGTTCCAGCTCCGGAGAGcttgggaaaagaagaaacaagtcaCGTGTTAGCCCCTCTAGGGAATCTGGGGAGGAATATGAATCTGGATCTGGATCAAAAAGTGTGAAAAGGAAAAGTCATAGTGGTCTGTCACATGGACTGGATGCTAGTGAACATGAATCAAACTCTACTCAGTCAAGGAGTAGAGGACGAAAGCTTGGTTCTAGCTCTAGAGGCTCAGGAGACAGTGGAAGGCAGAGCCATCCATGTGGTTCCAGTAATTCAAGTTGGTGTGGAAGGCCACAAAATGCTTCTAGTTTTGGTCAGGCAGATAGATTTGGAGGGCAAGGAAATCAATCTAGCTGTACCCAGTCAGGTTATCAACCAGGAAGTAGTGGAGGACAAGCTCATGGAGGTGTCTCAGGAGGTCAGTCCTCTGGATATGGTCAACATGAGCCTAGCTCCTGTAGCCAGTCTTCcagtcagagaggatgtggatcTAGAGCACGTGGTCAACCACAGAGCTGTAGAGGACAACAAGGAACAGGTTCAAGTCAATCCTCCAGCTGTGGACAATATGGGTCTGGAGAAAGTCAGTCTTCTAGTTATGGTCAGCATGGATCTAGTTCCTATGGACAGTCTTCTAACTCTCATCAACAAGAGTCTGGTTCAAATGAATTTTCTAAATGTAGTCAACACAGGTCTTGCTCTGGTCAGTCCTCTGGCTTTGGACAATATGAGTCTGGCTCAGGTCAGTCGTCTGGCTTTCAACAACATGGTTCTGGCTCATGTCAGTCCTCTGGCTTTGGCCAACATGGGTCACACTCAAGTCAGTCCTCTAACTTTGACCAACATGGGTCAAGCTCATGTCAGTCCTCTGGCTTTGGCCAGCACAGATCTGGCTCAGGCCAGTCCTCTAGCTCTCGACAATATAGATCTGGCTCAGGTCAGTCCTCTGGCTTTGAACAATATGGGTGTGGCTCAGGCCAGTCCTCTCGTTTTGGCCAACATGGATCCAGTTCaggtcagtcctctgactttggaCAACATGAGTTCGGCTCAAGCCAGTCCTCTAGTTTTGGCCAACATGGATCTATCTCAGGCCAGTCCTCTAGCTCTGGACAATATAGATCTGGCTCAGGTCAGTCCTCTGGCTTTAGACAACATGGGTCAGACTCAGGTCAGTCCTCTGGCTTTGGACGACATGGGTCAGGCTCAGGTCAGTCCTCTGGCTTTGGACAACATGAGTCCAGCTCAGGTCAGTCCTGTGGCTTTGGACAACATGGGTCTAGCTCAGGTCAATCCTCTAGTTTTGAAAAACACGAGTCTAGGTCAGGGCAGTCTAGCTATGGCCAACATGGGTCTGGCTCAGGCCAGTCTTCTAGTTTTGGCCAACATGGATCTAACTCAGGCCAGTCCTCTAGCTGTGGACAATATAGATCTGGCTCAGGCCAGTCCTCTGGCTTTGGACAACATGGGTCTGGCTCAGGTCAGTCCTCTGGCTTTGGACAACATGAGTTCAGCTCAGGTCAGTCCTGTGGCTTTGGACAACACGAGTCTAGCTCAGGTCAGTCCTCTGGCTTTGGACGACATGAGTCTGGCTCAGGTCAGTCCTCTGGCTTTGGACAACATGGGTCTAGCACAGGTCAGTCCTCTGGCTTTGGACAACACGAGTCTAGCTCAGGTCAATCCTCTGGCTTTGGACAACGTGGATCTAGCTCAGGTCAATCCTCTGGCTTTGGACAACGTGGATCTAGCTCAGGTCAATCCTCTGGCTTTGGACAACATGGGTCTAGCACAGGTCAATCCTCTAGTTTTGAAAAACACAAGTCTAGGTCAGGGCAGTCTAGCTATGGCCAACAAGGATCTGGCTCAGGCCAATCCTCTAGCTCTGGACAATATAGATCTGGCTCAGGTGAGTCCTCTGGCTTTGGACAACATGAGTCTGGCTCAGGCCAGTCCTCTAATTTTGGCCAACATGGATCTAGTTTAGGTCAGTCCACTGGCTTTGGTCAACATGGGTCCAGCTCAGGTCAGTCCTCTGGCCTTGGACAACATGGGTCTAGCTCAGGTCAGTCCTCTGGCTTTGGACAAAATGGGTCAGGCTCAAGTCAGTCCTGTGGCTATGGCCAATATGGGTCTGGTTCAGGTCAGGTTCATAGGCAACAAAGGCAAGGATCAAGTCAGGACAGGAGAGCTTctagaagacaggaaacaacacaTAGTCAATCAAATGACAGTGAAGGCCAGTCAGATAAATgggaaagatattcaacatcaagCCATGGGCATTCAAGAAATGACCATGGGGAATCAGGATCAGCaagtagaaataaaagacaaacccAGGAACAGTCAAGAGACAACACTAGACATTCTAGTTTAGATCACGGACATACAGCCACAACCGATAAACAGTCAGGATCTAGAATAAGAAGACAAGAATCTACTCATGGTCAGTCAAGAGATACCACCACACATACCCAGACTGGTCATGGACAATCCCCACAGTCAGGGTCCAGCAGGAGTGAAAGAAGGGGATCTACTCACAGCGAGTCCAGTGACAATGAAAGGCATTCAGGAGCCTCACACAGACACTCAGGATCCACTCATGGCCAGGTTGGATCTCAACATGAACAGTCGAGATCCACAGCTGAAGGCAGACACGGAACTACTCATGGA